A portion of the Tachysurus fulvidraco isolate hzauxx_2018 chromosome 8, HZAU_PFXX_2.0, whole genome shotgun sequence genome contains these proteins:
- the ndufaf8 gene encoding NADH dehydrogenase [ubiquinone] 1 alpha subcomplex assembly factor 8 isoform X2 — translation MSGRNVWSSSRQRMRRFPEMFARCSGEAAAYGKCVASTTTGKQELKKDLCLKEFEALKRCFINAANQRIK, via the exons ATGTCAGGGAGAAACGTTTGGTCCAGTAGCCGGCAGAGGATGAGGAGATTCCCTGAGATGTTTGCTCGGTGCTCAGGGGAG GCAGCTGCTTATGGTAAATGTGTGGCTTCCACTACAACTGGGAAACAGGAGCTGAAGAAAGATTTGTGTCTAAAAGAGTTTGAAGCTCTAAAGAGATGCTTCATCAACGCT GCAAATCAGCGTATCAAGTAG
- the ndufaf8 gene encoding NADH dehydrogenase [ubiquinone] 1 alpha subcomplex assembly factor 8 isoform X1, translating to MSGRNVWSSSRQRMRRFPEMFARCSGEAAAYGKSAYQVEEEYTLYALLDNYLLLRHSFTYLQEVLYPGQGHGGF from the exons ATGTCAGGGAGAAACGTTTGGTCCAGTAGCCGGCAGAGGATGAGGAGATTCCCTGAGATGTTTGCTCGGTGCTCAGGGGAG GCAGCTGCTTATG GCAAATCAGCGTATCAAGTAGAGGAAGAATACACTTTGTATGCCTTGTTGGATAATTACTTGCTGCTGAGACATTCGTTCACTTATCTTCAGgaagtgctttatcctggtcaaggtCATGGTGGATTCTGA